The sequence ACGCTGAATCTGCCCTGCGATACAGTGAGCTGGGGggaggggaaaataaataattttctttGTGAATGAGTATGAAAGATCTTGAAACAACATTCaacacagatttttttattaagaCTAACATGTGTATCAGCATATTTCTATATACTTTGTATATTGATGaggttaatttattttcaaacttACTGTTTAAGTCACAGCCAATGAGTTCCATTCGAAGCGTGGGTTTAATCACGGAAGACACTGGGTGGAGTTTGATGTAACGTGCGATTATTGGAGGAGAGAAATAGTTCACCTTTACTTGAGAGCCATCCACATTTCCCCCAAATATCTGAAGATATGAAAGCATGAGAAAGGCATTAATATTTGAGGAGAGTCGAATAATTAGATAAACAGAGACAATAGTATCTGGTCACATTCCATAGTTAAAATCTCTGTGGGGATATGGCCCAAGATTTTGCCCATACACCCACCTTGATAGAAATAAatgccaacacacacacacacacacacacacacacacacactaaaactACATATACAAATAGTCTTTCAAAGTGTTTCCAGAGCTCGAGATAATGCTGTTTGGAAAACTGACCCGCTTAGACTTTGTGCCATTTCCCTTGTATAACTTCCATATGTCAGAGTCCAAGCTGTATGATATGATGAAATGAGAAATAAAACTCTCGGAGAAAGAATGCTTCACACCCTGGGTAAGAATTCGATGAATCAACATGGGTTCCAGCAGGTCCACCTGAAAGACAGATTCATTTTCCATACTGACAAGTTCCATTGATATTTGTTTATTGTAAAAGCTTGTAATATATAACATGGGATAACAGTAAATTCCTTCTGAACCTTTTGTTCCATATTTTACCCCTTGGCTTTGTCTTTTAACTGTTAATTTAATCATGtttttacaataaaacaattatatcCTCTTCTCACAGAAAGAGTGGTAAATGGCTGGAAGAGCTTAGAAGACCAAACTAAATGGATATCCCTTAAATACAGCTTGCAATGTGACTGTACTGTGTGGGGGAGTAGTCTGTAATGTGTTCCTCAAGCAGTGCTCCTCCCAGTCTTGTGGTAATAGCTCACTGTTTTACCTGAATCCATGACATTTTGTTCACTCCAGTCCAGGCATTCACTGAGCCAGACAAGTCCAGTCTTGCTAGCTTAGACTCCCAcccatctttaaaaacaaagtaaatataaaacatatcagTCTGGGATGTGATAAAGGGTCATATTTTGACTTTGTGAATATCATATAAAGCTATCATATAAAACAGCCAACATTAGCACTTCATAATAAAGAGAAATCAAATAACTCATTCGCAAGGCTTCTAGAAAAATCCCCAAGCTATGTAACATTTGTTTCTGAAACACAGGGCTATGTTAACTGAGCTTTATTGTGTCAGTTAAAAGGGTAGGGGTATGATTATTACTATTAGTCTGAAATACgcacaaaaatacaaacaatacatgAAACAGAAATCACCAGTAGAAGATGTCACTCTGGTTGAAATTGGACATTAATCCTGTGTCTGTACAGATTGTCCCTGTGTTATGgataataaacaacaacagatGTACTAAAATGTCTCATACCGTAATGATCAGACTCTGTGATCTGGGAGTCTGCAATCCTTTTCGATTTCATCCCCAGAGGTTCAGCACATTCTGAAGTGAGACAAATGACTTTTCCCTTGAGCCATAAATGGTTATTATAACAACTGCAGATGTTTCACAATGTGGATGCAAAGTTAGTTCAACTTTTCCCTGTAAAGACTTTCAGAAAATCCTCACGATCTATCCTTATTAACTATACCTATTTCCTAGTAGTTTAGGAAGGTTGCACGGACAATTTGAATTAGACATATGAGGCAGAGACATAGAATGATCATGATTAAATGTCACAGCATCATACACAGATACAGATCCACATTTGAATATGGGAATGGCGTGACACCATCACGCCACCAGGCACATCAACAAGTTCACAATCTAGTCTCAGCAGTGCAAAAATGATACCAAAGAGAACGTACTTGGATTATAGACCAGCATCTTTGCCCTCATTCCTGACAGCTGATAATCACCAATCATGCACTCAATCAACCAGGTCCCAGCCATTGATGGCCTCATTTCAACCATTCCAAAGACACCTAGCAAAcccaaaaacaacatgaaaattaGGCAcatctgttatttttttatttttatgggtgAGTTAAGTCAAATTCCATTAGAGAGTCAGTCTTCATCCATTCAAAGCAGGCACCAGGTAAACTCTGGAGCTGTCCTTACCTGGGTATAAGTTGTAGATGCTCATCCTGCGCTCCTGGTCCCTTCGCACAGTAAAGGGATTGCCATGGAAATGGACGGCATGAATTTCACCATCGCTGCCCATGTTAAGGAGATGCCAGCGGACAGGATGGTGCTGTTCCACCACCAGGCCTGGCAGAGTCTCCGCCACATACCCATTAATCGCTTGGAGAGAATGGTCAGGTTGAAGACAGATGGTTTTAGGTTGTAACAAACTGCACTCATAATAAAGCAGCGAATTTCCATAGCAGAATAGAAAATAATACTAGTCAGGCAGAATATACCACTTCATGGTGAAAGGAAGACTTTAAGGAACTGATTGTTCTGTTTCACAATCATTTATGCAAAAAATAAGGATTTTCTGCTCTGTAAAATCCTTCCTCAAACAGCTGTGACTGAAAACTTAATACGTACCAGAAAACGTATTGCCTTTTACAAAAATTGGGTCATTTCTTCTGATCTGGCAGGGTGGCGTACAGAACATTTTAATGTTATCGTCCATGTACCAGCTCTTGGTTTCATCAAACACCATGAAGAGGAGCGAGAACACAGGGATGCTCAGCTGCTGTTCAAATTGGCTGTTGAGGGTTTGGGGTCTACAGATTAAAAGGGGACCAATCAGCCCTGAGTGGATATCCTTCTCCtgtaacaaaacacacacagtagtCTTTCAGATTTACACAACAATCACAGAGACAACTCAGGTAATTCAGGTATCCctccaaaagaaaaaagaaaaacaaaaatgcaagaagtgtttttctttttctttttgtgttttgcacttcagggccaccatagTTTTaatcttgcagcagcatttgtgTGTAAACTGTGCTGCACAGCCAGCTGTTTCCATTTCCCTGCAGTAACATTATCACATGTAACCTGACCAGAATATTAAAAAGGATGAGCTGACGTACCTTGTTGAAGTTGGAGTAATAAGCCCAGGCCTTGCAGTCAAACTCACTGTCGGAAGGGCCCTGTCTCTTGGTGACTTTCCAGCTGTACGTGCGAACCTCATTGGGCTTTACAGCCTTTTCATATTCTTCCCCAAGTGTGTTGGACTGGCCCTGCGCCGTTCTGTCATACACACCATGGAAGTGAAACGCATAGGGTCTGGTAGCAAGATTCTTAAATGTGACCTTAATAAATCATTGAGAAAAGAGTGAGACTTCATTCTGCTTCATTCAAGTTATGTATGCCTTAATGATtgtgtaaatgaaaaaaatgaaggaaataagcaTTCCCTTCACTCAAGAGATTGATTTTTCTCACAGTTAATACATAGCATTAATTACGTAAGAGTCTCTTTAAGCAGTTGAAATGTTGATTAGGTAACATAAGGAGACTGTTTATCCTTTTTTCATAAAATAGTCCTTTAGTTTCTGATCCTTGGATTGAGTTATAGTTTTAAATGTGACATTACCTTCCTGAGTAGTGGGGGTTAATGCTTTGTTGACTTATACTTACAGTTATGACATCATTGACCTCAGCTCTGATCACAGGTCCAAGAATCCCAAGGTGTTCCTCCATTTCTCCACGCACAACCTGCTGGGTGAAGCTGCTGTCCAGATACTCCCTGAACACCACTTTTTTGTACAATGTGAAAAACTTTTGATATCCTCTTCTCATCTCTCTATTGAAAAAGATCAATAGAAAGTTATTGCCCAGTTCACTGTTGTCAGGATCTCCAAATACTGGGAAGAAGGCTATTATCAAAGGTTTGTTGTTCTGAGGTAGGTTTCCTCATTATATCAATTTGTCTCAGGTCTCAATTTGCAGTTAAGGTAAAAGActtcataaaaaacaacaaacttgaAGAACGCATTGTAAACAGACACAGTGATGTACCTGGGTTTAATGAGTTGTTGTGGTTTCTTGACACCATAATCCCACAACATCTCAATGGCAGCAATGTAGAAATTGCGGGGTTTTCCACTCAAAGAGCGAAGACCTAATCCTTCGTTGTTGTACACATCATGACTCGTTCCATTGATCTCCTCTTGGTTATAGTCGTCGTAGTCTAACATGGGTTCTCCGCTGGAGACATTTGCACTTTCTGACAGGTTGACATTAGCATTCAGCCCCTCTGATATGTTTCCAGTATCCTGGAAATTGGGAACAATGCCATCTGGGTTTTCTTGCATCTTACCTGCCTGGCTGACATTTTCCTGTGAGAGGGAGTAGTCAAATTTCAACACATTCTTGTCGTGTTGCTGGTCAGGAGGTTTCTTGTCCTCAGGTTTACTCTCCCCTCTGGTTTCTCGTTTCAGCAGCATATTTTTGTTTAACCACTCATACAGCTTAGGATCCAGAGCTGCTTTTACAACCTTTCCTTTCTGGTTTGTGTTTTTACTCACTTCTGTGGCTAACACTGTATTTTGACTGGTGTCCGGATTAAGAGACTCATTATTCTTTCCTTCTGACTGCTGAAGTGAACCTTCAtctctctttatttttctcACTCTGTCCACTAGCTTTAAAATGACCTGTTGTGCTGAATGTGTGGTACCTTGTGCTTTCCTAAGAGATGACAATGTTACATTAGTGTCATTGATCAAAATCACAGGATTGGCTAGTAGCTCCTTTTGTTCCTCCTCAGATTCATCATCTTCCAGAAGTGGGCTTCCACCATCTCTTGTGTCTGTCTCAGGGATTTGAAAGGGGGCAGGTGTTAACAACAAGGTGAGGTCTTCATCTGCTGCAAGAGACCTCTCTTTGCGTTTAGTTGAATGCTTCTCTTGACTTTCTCCCATGGTTGTATTGGAGTCTTCTATTTCTTGGAGGATATCCAGGGGAATATCTCCAGGGGAAAACGCTTCagttctctctccctgtctgtctctaaCAGTCACAATATAACAGTCTGGTTTACTGCTTGCTGTTGCGTTATCCCTCGCGGACAATGAATTatcaatcactttttttttgcagACCCTAATGGCCATTGTCCTGTTGTTTTTCCCAGTCCCTCTAGGGGCAAAAATATTGTCATAGTTATAGTCTTCATAAAAAATGTCCCCATCCGTGGCAGAATCGTCACTCTCACATTTATGGACTGAGTATTTTGCACTCATACCTCGATTTTTATAATTGGAGTCTAGAGAGCCAATTTCCCATTCACCTGTAATGAAAGAATCAAAGGGATAAAGAAATTAACAAAAGCACTCACTATTTAATGTATACAATTCCATGATACTTTAGTAG is a genomic window of Amia ocellicauda isolate fAmiCal2 chromosome 10, fAmiCal2.hap1, whole genome shotgun sequence containing:
- the f8 gene encoding coagulation factor VIII isoform X1 translates to MKMELLSFVVLCCVVEESWAITREYNIAAVELEWDYLHSDRLDSPPPQSRHQKSLSPSKDGPQKYMKATYWEYTDSTFSTPISKPPWMGIQGPTIKAEINDVIVVHFKNFASRPFSVHPIGISYWKQSEGAGYSDETCKQEKGDDSVSPGAYYRYVWEIMPSNGPTLGDPDCLIYSYSSQVDTVRDFNSGLIGALFICKAGALKSNVQQFVLLFSVFDETMSWYGNGETFRERSQNLRTRTHKQYHSINGYINATLPGLKLCLQKPAVWHLIGMGTSPQIHSIHFQDHTLQVEKHRKMALDMTPMTFTTAEMKPVAIGKFLISCQIHSHLQAGMNAYFTVESCPEELKKRKVTQDPDYSDDYTLEDMLSNVVVMNPELNVRSAKPKPRRWVHYIAAQEVMWDYIPNFPGERERVLSTEFLEKGPLRIGKQYKKAIYKEYEDKTFTKQKPTQDKGLVGPVLRGEVEDEFEIVFKNLASRPFNIYPNGLSRVQSLVGKVLLKGKDLKSYAVQPNETFTYLWTITAEDGPTKADPRCLTRLYKSTIDPVRDIASGLMGPLVICYRKTLDKRGNVVTSDRERHLMFSIFDENKSWYINENIQKYIKAPSSIDPTDADFYKSNLMYTVNGYMYNNLRFKDCLGNVAFWHVVNVGTQSDFLSVYFTGNTFERDKVYETVLTLFPMAGETVSMELETLGEWEIGSLDSNYKNRGMSAKYSVHKCESDDSATDGDIFYEDYNYDNIFAPRGTGKNNRTMAIRVCKKKVIDNSLSARDNATASSKPDCYIVTVRDRQGERTEAFSPGDIPLDILQEIEDSNTTMGESQEKHSTKRKERSLAADEDLTLLLTPAPFQIPETDTRDGGSPLLEDDESEEEQKELLANPVILINDTNVTLSSLRKAQGTTHSAQQVILKLVDRVRKIKRDEGSLQQSEGKNNESLNPDTSQNTVLATEVSKNTNQKGKVVKAALDPKLYEWLNKNMLLKRETRGESKPEDKKPPDQQHDKNVLKFDYSLSQENVSQAGKMQENPDGIVPNFQDTGNISEGLNANVNLSESANVSSGEPMLDYDDYNQEEINGTSHDVYNNEGLGLRSLSGKPRNFYIAAIEMLWDYGVKKPQQLIKPREMRRGYQKFFTLYKKVVFREYLDSSFTQQVVRGEMEEHLGILGPVIRAEVNDVITVTFKNLATRPYAFHFHGVYDRTAQGQSNTLGEEYEKAVKPNEVRTYSWKVTKRQGPSDSEFDCKAWAYYSNFNKEKDIHSGLIGPLLICRPQTLNSQFEQQLSIPVFSLLFMVFDETKSWYMDDNIKMFCTPPCQIRRNDPIFVKGNTFSAINGYVAETLPGLVVEQHHPVRWHLLNMGSDGEIHAVHFHGNPFTVRRDQERRMSIYNLYPGVFGMVEMRPSMAGTWLIECMIGDYQLSGMRAKMLVYNPKCAEPLGMKSKRIADSQITESDHYDGWESKLARLDLSGSVNAWTGVNKMSWIQVDLLEPMLIHRILTQGVKHSFSESFISHFIISYSLDSDIWKLYKGNGTKSKRIFGGNVDGSQVKVNYFSPPIIARYIKLHPVSSVIKPTLRMELIGCDLNSCSMPMGMENGRIPKDRISASSFSGSWLSSWYPWLARLNSDARINAWRPKVNNPHEWLQVDFQSVKRITGIITQGAKEIFKYMMVTEFIISVSSDGENWFAVQDETSSRQKVFQGNKHHYYEQVLNTFDPPLFTRYIRIYPKGWNNDIALRVEFLGCDTQQ
- the f8 gene encoding coagulation factor VIII isoform X2; the encoded protein is MKMELLSFVVLCCVVEESWAITREYNIAAVELEWDYLHSDRLDSPPPQSRHQKSLSPSKDGPQKYMKATYWEYTDSTFSTPISKPPWMGIQGPTIKAEINDVIVVHFKNFASRPFSVHPIGISYWKQSEGAGYSDETCKQEKGDDSVSPGAYYRYVWEIMPSNGPTLGDPDCLIYSYSSQVDTVRDFNSGLIGALFICKAGLKLCLQKPAVWHLIGMGTSPQIHSIHFQDHTLQVEKHRKMALDMTPMTFTTAEMKPVAIGKFLISCQIHSHLQAGMNAYFTVESCPEELKKRKVTQDPDYSDDYTLEDMLSNVVVMNPELNVRSAKPKPRRWVHYIAAQEVMWDYIPNFPGERERVLSTEFLEKGPLRIGKQYKKAIYKEYEDKTFTKQKPTQDKGLVGPVLRGEVEDEFEIVFKNLASRPFNIYPNGLSRVQSLVGKVLLKGKDLKSYAVQPNETFTYLWTITAEDGPTKADPRCLTRLYKSTIDPVRDIASGLMGPLVICYRKTLDKRGNVVTSDRERHLMFSIFDENKSWYINENIQKYIKAPSSIDPTDADFYKSNLMYTVNGYMYNNLRFKDCLGNVAFWHVVNVGTQSDFLSVYFTGNTFERDKVYETVLTLFPMAGETVSMELETLGEWEIGSLDSNYKNRGMSAKYSVHKCESDDSATDGDIFYEDYNYDNIFAPRGTGKNNRTMAIRVCKKKVIDNSLSARDNATASSKPDCYIVTVRDRQGERTEAFSPGDIPLDILQEIEDSNTTMGESQEKHSTKRKERSLAADEDLTLLLTPAPFQIPETDTRDGGSPLLEDDESEEEQKELLANPVILINDTNVTLSSLRKAQGTTHSAQQVILKLVDRVRKIKRDEGSLQQSEGKNNESLNPDTSQNTVLATEVSKNTNQKGKVVKAALDPKLYEWLNKNMLLKRETRGESKPEDKKPPDQQHDKNVLKFDYSLSQENVSQAGKMQENPDGIVPNFQDTGNISEGLNANVNLSESANVSSGEPMLDYDDYNQEEINGTSHDVYNNEGLGLRSLSGKPRNFYIAAIEMLWDYGVKKPQQLIKPREMRRGYQKFFTLYKKVVFREYLDSSFTQQVVRGEMEEHLGILGPVIRAEVNDVITVTFKNLATRPYAFHFHGVYDRTAQGQSNTLGEEYEKAVKPNEVRTYSWKVTKRQGPSDSEFDCKAWAYYSNFNKEKDIHSGLIGPLLICRPQTLNSQFEQQLSIPVFSLLFMVFDETKSWYMDDNIKMFCTPPCQIRRNDPIFVKGNTFSAINGYVAETLPGLVVEQHHPVRWHLLNMGSDGEIHAVHFHGNPFTVRRDQERRMSIYNLYPGVFGMVEMRPSMAGTWLIECMIGDYQLSGMRAKMLVYNPKCAEPLGMKSKRIADSQITESDHYDGWESKLARLDLSGSVNAWTGVNKMSWIQVDLLEPMLIHRILTQGVKHSFSESFISHFIISYSLDSDIWKLYKGNGTKSKRIFGGNVDGSQVKVNYFSPPIIARYIKLHPVSSVIKPTLRMELIGCDLNSCSMPMGMENGRIPKDRISASSFSGSWLSSWYPWLARLNSDARINAWRPKVNNPHEWLQVDFQSVKRITGIITQGAKEIFKYMMVTEFIISVSSDGENWFAVQDETSSRQKVFQGNKHHYYEQVLNTFDPPLFTRYIRIYPKGWNNDIALRVEFLGCDTQQ